In Spirosoma pollinicola, the genomic window TGAGTGCAGTAGCTATGTTAGGGCTGGCGGTTTTTCTTTTCAGCCGGATGGGGGGTGAATTTATTCCGCAACTGGATGAGGGCGATTTTGCCGTTGACACCCGAACGCTAACCGGTAGCTCCCTGTCTGAAACGGTCGATGCGACTCTGAAAGCCGAACGGATTTTGCTCAACCAATTCCCCGAAGTGGAACAGGTAGTGGCCAAAATTGGCTCCGGCGAGATACCAACCGACCCGATGGCCATCGAAGCCGCCGATCAGATGGTTATTTTGAAGCCTAAAGATGAATGGACATCGGCAACCACGCGCGACGAACTGGCCGAAAAAATGGCCAAAGCCCTGTCGGTTATTCCGGGCGTGACCTTTGGTTTTCAGCAGCCGGTGCAAATGCGGTTTAACGAGTTGATGACAGGAGCGCGTCAGGATGTGGCGCTGAAAATATATGGCGACGACCTAACGCAACTGACAAAACTGGCCGCCGAAGTGGGACGGCTGATTCCCACCATCAGCGGAGCGCAGGATTTATATGTGGAACAGGTTGGGGGATTGTCGCAGATTCTGATCAAACTCGACCGGGCGCAGATTGCCAAATTCGGCTTAAACGTGTCTGATGTGAACCGGATTATCAATACAGCATTTGCGGGCCAGTCGGCGGGGCTGGTTTTCGAAGGTGAAAAACGGTTTGATCTGGTTGTTCGACTTGCCGCCGACAAACGGCAGAGTGTGGATGATATTCGGAATATGTACATCGCCACGCCAGCCGGACCAATGGGTCCAGCCGGTCAGATTCCGCTCAGTCAGGTAGCCACAGTCACGATGGAGCAGGCACCCAATCAAATTCAGCGCGACAACACGCACCGGCGCATTACGCTGGGGTTCAACGTGCGCGGTCGTGATGTAGAAAGTATAGTGGCTGAATTACAGCAAAAGGTGGGGCAGAAAATCAAGTTTCCACCCGGCTATTACATTACCTACGGAGGGCAATTTCAAAATCTGGTCGATGCCAAAAAACGCCTGACTATTGCCGTTCCAATTGCCCTGGCCCTGATTTTCGCGTTACTCTTTTTTACGTTCAACTCAATTCGGCAGAGCTTACTGATTTTCATGGCCATTCCGATGGCGGCCATTGGCGGGGTCTTTGCCTTGCTTCTGCGCGATATGCCTTTCAGTATCTCGGCGGGTGTGGGTTTCATCGCTTTGTTTGGTGTTTCGGTACTCAACGGCATTGTCCTGATCGCCGAATTCAACCGACTTCGTCACGAGGAAGGGCTTACCGACATGGTTGAAATTATACGACAGGGGGCTGAGGTTCGATTACGTCCCGTAATCATGACTGCACTGGTGGCTTCCTTTGGGTTTATTCCGATGGCTATCTCTAATTCGGCAGGGGCGGAGGTGCAGAAACCACTGGCCACTGTGGTTATCGGCGGCTTGCTTACAGCTACACTGCTCACACTCATTGTATTACCTATTCTGTATTCGCTGATGGAAAAGAAAGCGGTTGAAAAAGAAGCGAAAGCTGCCACTAAGAAATCGCCAGTTGTTACGACAATTGTCCTGTTAACTCTTCTGGCAATAGGTGTTAAGTCGCAGGCGCAAGGTGTGCAGATGCAAACCATCACCCTCGATCAGGCACTTCAACAGGCTGGTAGCCGAAACACACAGCTACAGATTGCGGGTCTGGGGGTAAACCAGCAACAAGCGTTGCGCAGAACGGCTTATGATGCCGGTCGACTATCGGCAACGGCCATGCTGGGTCAATACAATAGTCGCCGGTTTGATAATAACCTGACCGTTACGCAATCCATTCCGAATCCAACACTGATGCGCCGACTGGCCAGTTTGAATGACGAGACGGTAGCCGGTCGGGAAGCGGGCGTGCTGGTGACGCGCAATGATGTACAGTATCAGGTTAAGTCGGCCTATTACGATCTGACTTACCTTTACCAGAAAAGCCAACTTTTTCGGCAGCAGGATACCGTTCTGACCGAATTCGTTCAGGCGGCCAATCTCCGCTTCAAAACCGGCGAAACAGGCAGTCTGGAGAAAGCGACCGCCGAAAGCCAACTGGCCGACCAGCGGGTACGATTGGCGCAGAATGAGGCCAGTCGGGTGGGGGCCCGTACCCGGTTACAGACGCTACTCAACAGCCAAACGCCTATAGACGCATCCGATCAGGCACCGGTGAAGTTGTCGCTTCAGGTTCCTACGGATACGGCCAGCCTCAGACAAAATCCGCTTTTGCGTCAGTTAACCCAGCAAATCAGGGTGGCTCAGCAAACCCGACTGGTTGAACAGGCTCGGTTAAAACCCGATTTTCTGGTCGGGCTGTTTTCGCAAACGCTTGTTGGTAATCAATTGATTGACGGGCAGGAGTTATATTTTGGGCCGGGCTACCGGTTCAATGGGGGGCAGGTTGGTATTTCGTTGCCCTTGCTGGGACAGGCGCAAAAAGCCCGGATAAATGCCGCCCGTATTGGTGAGCAAATCGCCCAGACTGAGTTGCAGCAGCAGCAATTTGCCCTAAGTCAGCAGGTAACGC contains:
- a CDS encoding CusA/CzcA family heavy metal efflux RND transporter, which translates into the protein MLNAIIQFSIRNKLIIGLFSIALVLWGGWSATQLPIDAVPDITNNQVQVITSSPSLAAEDIERLVTFPVEVSLSNIPDLVEIRSFSRFGLSIVTVVFTDATDVYWARQQIAERLQNVVNQIPPGVGVPVMAPVTTGLGEIFQYTVAPKKGYESKYSLTDLRTIQDWTIRRGLLGTPGVADVSGFGGLMKQYEIAVDPDRLRSLGITITEIFTALQQNNQNTGGAYIDKKPNAYFIRSDGLISSTNDIADIVIHLNAQGLPVRVRDVAGVTMGSAVRYGAVTRNGTGETVGAVVMMIKGENSSAVIKRVKTKIAEIQKTLPEGVQIVPFLDRTKMVDSAIGTVERNLLEGAAIVIFVLVLLLGNFRAGFVVASVIPLALLFAISMMNLFGVSGNLMSLGAIDFGLIVDGAVIIVEATLHHITLRNKDKTLTQDEMDDEVFLSAARIRSSAAFGEIIILIVYLPILALSGIEGKMFRPMALTVAFAILGAFILSITYVPMISALMLDKKIVHKETFSDKIMKRLYRFYEPVLLRALKHRLLILLSAVAMLGLAVFLFSRMGGEFIPQLDEGDFAVDTRTLTGSSLSETVDATLKAERILLNQFPEVEQVVAKIGSGEIPTDPMAIEAADQMVILKPKDEWTSATTRDELAEKMAKALSVIPGVTFGFQQPVQMRFNELMTGARQDVALKIYGDDLTQLTKLAAEVGRLIPTISGAQDLYVEQVGGLSQILIKLDRAQIAKFGLNVSDVNRIINTAFAGQSAGLVFEGEKRFDLVVRLAADKRQSVDDIRNMYIATPAGPMGPAGQIPLSQVATVTMEQAPNQIQRDNTHRRITLGFNVRGRDVESIVAELQQKVGQKIKFPPGYYITYGGQFQNLVDAKKRLTIAVPIALALIFALLFFTFNSIRQSLLIFMAIPMAAIGGVFALLLRDMPFSISAGVGFIALFGVSVLNGIVLIAEFNRLRHEEGLTDMVEIIRQGAEVRLRPVIMTALVASFGFIPMAISNSAGAEVQKPLATVVIGGLLTATLLTLIVLPILYSLMEKKAVEKEAKAATKKSPVVTTIVLLTLLAIGVKSQAQGVQMQTITLDQALQQAGSRNTQLQIAGLGVNQQQALRRTAYDAGRLSATAMLGQYNSRRFDNNLTVTQSIPNPTLMRRLASLNDETVAGREAGVLVTRNDVQYQVKSAYYDLTYLYQKSQLFRQQDTVLTEFVQAANLRFKTGETGSLEKATAESQLADQRVRLAQNEASRVGARTRLQTLLNSQTPIDASDQAPVKLSLQVPTDTASLRQNPLLRQLTQQIRVAQQTRLVEQARLKPDFLVGLFSQTLVGNQLIDGQELYFGPGYRFNGGQVGISLPLLGQAQKARINAARIGEQIAQTELQQQQFALSQQVTQAVQQYEAYRNALTYYEQNGLNQASLIQNNARRAFSSGDIGYVEFSLALQQALTIRSNYLDLLNQYNQSVLYINYLMGNS